A single genomic interval of Chitinophaga sp. 180180018-3 harbors:
- a CDS encoding glycoside hydrolase family 43 protein codes for MKKIICLSIVIVHVACSGSSTNTIVTPPQQKDTTFVNPLLSSGADPWVYQKDGSYYFMSTSGNNITIRKTAAMSELGQSSPVVVWMPPAAGPNARNIWAPELHYLQGKWYLYYTAGSSSDLATQRCFVLENTNQDPLQGQWIDKGKIGDPAAGFFSIDGTVMEYKGKNYFIWSGQISGTDITQRIYIAEMENPWTLRTARIQISMPQYEWEKHGSPVNEGPEILQNASGQFFLIYSASSCGTDDYALGMLQLKKDGDPLDPANWTKAKEPVFTKSIDHHVYGPGHNGFFISKDGKENWIIYHANPQSGQGCGGARCPCMQRFTWNADGTPQFGVPADPYYKLTKPSGE; via the coding sequence ATGAAAAAAATAATTTGTTTATCTATTGTTATTGTACATGTTGCCTGCTCCGGAAGTAGCACTAACACTATTGTAACGCCACCGCAGCAAAAAGACACTACGTTTGTTAATCCACTGCTCAGCAGCGGCGCTGATCCCTGGGTATACCAAAAAGATGGCAGCTACTATTTTATGAGCACCTCGGGTAATAATATTACTATTCGCAAAACTGCGGCCATGTCTGAATTGGGGCAATCATCCCCGGTGGTGGTGTGGATGCCCCCGGCTGCGGGGCCTAATGCAAGGAACATCTGGGCGCCGGAATTACACTACCTGCAAGGTAAATGGTACCTGTATTATACCGCAGGATCATCATCGGACCTGGCTACGCAACGTTGCTTTGTACTGGAAAATACCAATCAGGATCCTTTGCAGGGGCAGTGGATAGATAAGGGCAAAATAGGTGATCCGGCGGCTGGTTTTTTCTCCATTGATGGCACCGTCATGGAATACAAGGGAAAAAATTATTTTATCTGGAGCGGGCAAATTTCCGGTACAGATATTACGCAACGGATCTATATCGCTGAAATGGAAAACCCCTGGACGCTGAGAACGGCGAGGATACAGATTTCTATGCCACAATACGAATGGGAAAAACATGGCAGTCCGGTAAATGAGGGCCCGGAAATACTGCAAAATGCAAGTGGTCAGTTTTTTCTTATTTATTCTGCCAGCAGTTGCGGAACCGATGATTATGCGCTGGGTATGTTGCAGCTGAAGAAAGATGGCGACCCGCTGGATCCTGCCAACTGGACCAAGGCAAAGGAACCGGTGTTTACCAAGAGCATCGATCATCATGTATATGGCCCTGGTCACAATGGTTTTTTTATATCGAAAGATGGTAAAGAAAACTGGATCATTTATCATGCTAATCCGCAAAGTGGCCAGGGATGCGGTGGTGCGCGCTGTCCATGTATGCAGCGGTTTACCTGGAATGCAGATGGAACCCCGCAGTTCGGAGTGCCGGCGGACCCTTATTATAAACTCACTAAACCATCGGGAGAATGA